From Sphingobacterium bambusae:
GTTATATACCTGAGCAGCCCTATCAGTCGATGCGGCAAGCGCGCTGCGGCTCAGTATGGACTCGCTTTGGTAACCTTTCTTTTCACTTGTATCGCTGCTAACGGGCAATAGTCTATTGATCAAGGACAGCGCGCGGGAAAGGATGCTTGGGCAAAGTCCTTGCAGCGCACCGGCCACTTTGGCCGTTAGCGTTAATACAATTTCCTTTTTGCCAGATTCCATCCCGTCGGCAATTGCCGATGCGGCCCTTGCCGCGCTCTGGGATACAAAAGGCAGCGAATCGGCGATCTTAAACCATGCATATTCAAGCTTATGGCTTCCCTTTACGCCAATATTTAGAGGACTGCCGGTGCGCATCAAGCTTGGAACGACGGTCAAGACGTCGATGCCTGCGGGCGCGAGCTCAGCGGTCAATCCCTGACTTAAGCCCAGCAGGGCGAATTTGCTGACACTATAGGGCAACATATGGGGCACGGCAATTTTACCACCAATGGAAGCAATATTCACGACCTGCCCCGCAGACTGTGCGGTAAAATGTGGTAAAACGGCTTGTATACAATAGAGACTAGACCAACAATTATTGTCCATGATCTTTTTATAATCTTCGCTATCCATAGCCGCATGCGGACCTACTAACATGGCGCCGGCATTGTTGACCAGCACATCAACACGCCCGTAGTGCCCGACGACCTGCTGCACTAGGATATCCACTTGTTGTGGGTCGGTAACATCGGCTGGGTAAACAAATACCTCCGCTCCCCTTTCGATAAGCGCCTGCTTTGCAAGCTGCAAATGCTCATCACTTCTTCCGCAAAGCGCAAGCAAGGCGCCCCGAGTAGCCAGCTCTTGAGCCAGCGCGAAGCCCAAACCACGGGAACCTCCCGTTATAAGAACGACCTTTCCTTCTACGGATAACTTGCGACGCTTACTGCGCTGCATACCTATCATAGCTCCACTTACGGCAGCCAAGAGGGCTATTTTTGCCAGTTTTCCAAAAATCATTACACGTTGTTTAAAGATTTACATTTCGCCGAGCTGCGATTACCCTATATACGATCCGTAGCATATCGATATCATCTCGCCGCTTTACTTCCATCACTACGGCTTAAGCACCACTTTGACACAGTCATCCTGCTTTTTATCGAATAGCTCATAGCCGTGCGCAGCTTCTGAAAGCGGAAGGCTATGGGTAATAATATCATCTAGCACTACCTTGTTTTCATTAACGAGCTCGACTAGCTTATCGATGTAGTTGAGCACGGGCGCCTGCCCCTGTTTGATGGTTATTCCTTTGTCGAATATGCGGTGTAAAGGGAAATTATCATAGGGCGAGCCGTAGACACCAACGATGGATACGGTTCCCATGCGGCGCACCGCCTTAAAACACATATCCAACACCTTCATTGAACCCACTTCGAAATTTACCGTAGCCTTTACCTTATCGAGAAAGCCCCGTTCAGGCTCAAAGCCCACCGCGTCTACGCACACGTCAGCTCCGCGCCCCCTTGTCATTTCCCGAATAGCCTCGATTACATCCACCTCATTCGGGTTTAGGGTATCCACGTTATTCACCGCCTTGGCCTTGGCCAAGCGGTAATCCAGAGGGTCTATCGCGATAACCCGACCCGCGCCATTGAGCCAGGCCGCTTTTTGTGCCATAAGCCCTACCGGTCCGGAACCAAAAATAGCTACCACCTCACCGCCCTTGAGCTGCGCCCAATCAATGGCCGACCAACCCGTTGGGAAGATGTCTGTCAAAAAAAGGGCCTGCTCGTCACTTAAGTGATCGGGAACG
This genomic window contains:
- a CDS encoding zinc-dependent alcohol dehydrogenase codes for the protein MKAAVFHKAGQISVDTVEDPRLLDARDVILKVTSTAICGSDLHILNGAVPQKEPMIMGHEFMGIVEEVGAEITNLKKGDRVVVPFPISCGTCFFCTHDASPACEHSNYKHYGPNGDLLDQKGAALFGYTDLYGGYSGGQAEYVRVPYADISPRIVPDHLSDEQALFLTDIFPTGWSAIDWAQLKGGEVVAIFGSGPVGLMAQKAAWLNGAGRVIAIDPLDYRLAKAKAVNNVDTLNPNEVDVIEAIREMTRGRGADVCVDAVGFEPERGFLDKVKATVNFEVGSMKVLDMCFKAVRRMGTVSIVGVYGSPYDNFPLHRIFDKGITIKQGQAPVLNYIDKLVELVNENKVVLDDIITHSLPLSEAAHGYELFDKKQDDCVKVVLKP